From the genome of Impatiens glandulifera chromosome 9, dImpGla2.1, whole genome shotgun sequence, one region includes:
- the LOC124916745 gene encoding probable phytol kinase 3, chloroplastic has product MSSYSPLTWRSPLSILRRPFLSPATSNQTYFLSSTPRLAFRTTLTGRFRREVAIPPPVSSLFTDTSVFTDICATAVSGAIAQSVLRLWEETAQRGIFDQKLNRKLTHTSIGLVFMLCWPLFSSGPRGAILAALIPCANIIKMLVIGLGIWKDEGTVKSISRYGDPRELLKGPLYYVSTIALASVIFWRTSPISIAVICNLCAGDGIADIIGRRFGTQKLPYNSNKSFVGSISMAIAGFIASIGFMQYFSIFGYIDWSWKMVIGFLIVSIASALVESHPLSTEIDDNLTVPLTGVLIGTLVF; this is encoded by the exons ATGTCTAGCTACTCTCCACTCACATGGCGCTCACCACTCTCTATCCTCCGCCGTCCATTTCTTTCCCCTGCAACCAGCAATCAAACTTATTTTCTATCAAGTACTCCTCGTCTTGCCTTTCGTACCACTCTCACCGGAAGATTCCGTCGGGAAGTTGCGATCCCGCCTCCTGTGAGTTCTCTTTTCACGGACACTTCTGTCTTCACTGATATTTGCGCTACTGCTGTGTCCGGCGCCATTGCACAATCCGTTCTCCGATTGTGGGAGGAAACCGCCCAGAGAGGAATATTTGACCAG AAACTAAACAGGAAATTAACACATACAAGCATTGGGTTGGTATTCATGTTGTGTTGGCCTCTATTCAG TTCTGGTCCCCGAGGAGCTATTTTAGCAGCCCTTATTCCTTGCGCCAATATAATCAAGATGCTTGTTATAGGGCTTGGAATATGGAAAGATGAAGGAACTGTCAAGTCCATTAGCAGATATGGAGACCCAAG ggaGCTTCTGAAAGGGCCACTCTATTATGTTTCCACAATTGCTTTGGCCTCCGTTATTTTCTGGAGAACTTCCCCTATTTCCATTGCTGTCATCTGCAATCTCTGTGCTGGAGATG gAATAGCCGACATAATAGGTAGGCGATTTGGAACACAGAAACTCCCTTATAATAGTAACAAGTCGTTCGTAGGCAGCATCTCCATGGCCATTGCAGGCTTCATTGCATCAATTGG GTTCATGCAGTACTTCTCCATATTCGGTTACATTGATTGGAGCTGGAAGATGGTTATCGGATTCTTGATCGTATCTATCGCATCAGCGCTGGTTGAGTCCCACCCTTTGAGCACTGAGATAGATGACAACCTGACAGTTCCCCTAACTGGTGTGTTGATTGGCACACTCGTTTTCTGA
- the LOC124916746 gene encoding BAG family molecular chaperone regulator 4-like → MKRFFVKSKKRNGESRKGYKQEEEEAVVISSSSSNNNNIEWEMRPGGMLVQKRSSTLTDCDAAGPMINIKVSHASYHHHLTVPSQSTFGNLKRVLSNETGLDAKEQRILFRGKEKEDDDHLHMAGIENMSKVVLLQDPASKENNACQTVATIKAQVNKLSQKVGELGRAVESGSKVVDKEFVILTDLLTGQLLKLDSIMIIDAPDGDGGGGAKIQRRIEVRRIQSFIDALDSLRKRNSNSDTTKWGAFDSAVNPPITKITQDWVLFDD, encoded by the exons ATGAAAAGATTCTTTGTAAAATCTAAGAAACGAAACGGAGAGAGCAGaaaaggatacaaacaggaagaagaggAGGCAGTAGTaatcagcagcagcagcagcaacaacaacaatatAGAATGGGAAATGAGGCCTGGTGGTATGCTGGTCCAGAAGAGATCATCTACCCTAACAGATTGTGATGCAGCAGGCCCTATGATCAACATCAAGGTCTCCCATGCCTCTTACCACCATCATCTCACAGTTCCTTCCCAATCAACTTTCGGTAATCTTAAAAGGGTCCTATCGAATGAAACCGGTTTGGATGCAAAAGAGCAGAGGATATTATTCAGAGggaaagagaaagaagatgatgacCATTTGCATATGGCTGGCATTGAAAACATGTCCAAAGTTGTCTTGTTGCAGGATCCAGCAAGCAAAGAGAACAATGCATGTCAAACAGTAGCCACCATTAAAGCACAAGTTAACAAGCTTTCTCAAAAG GTTGGGGAGCTGGGAAGGGCTGTTGAAAGTGGAAGTAAAGTGGTGGATAAGGAATTTGTCATCTTAACTGATTTGCTAACGGGGCAATTACTTAAACTAGACTCTATTATGATTATTGATGCTCCTGATggagatggaggaggaggagcaaAAATTCAGAGGAGGATAGAG GTTCGAAGGATCCAGAGCTTTATAGATGCCCTCGACTCTCTCAGGAAGAGAAACTCGAACTCAGACACAACCAAATGGGGAGCCTTTGATTCTGCTGTTAATCCTCCAATTACAAAAATAACTCAAGACTGGGTTTTGTTTGATGATTAA